GTTCGCCCCGGAACGACGGCTGGCTAAAGATTCAATCGTCACCAAGCTTCGATTGCTCGCTCAACCAATGTCGTGGAGCCATGACTTCACGCTGCTACACAGGCCAACCAATACTAACGGCAAGCCGCAACTTGTGACTGTCAGACATTTCCCTGCAACCCCGAGGAAGTGCCTGATCCCATATGTTTAAGCAAACGTCACCCCCCGCGCCATACCCGTAGCTGCCACAACCATCAGCAACACCAGAAGCGCTTCAATATGACTGATGCGCGCAAACAGCTTTGCTCGTCTGGAATCGATAGCCGTGCCCCGCGCCAGCGCAATCCGCCATTTGATCAACGTCACCATCGGTGCGACTTCAAGTAGCAGAATAAGGACGAACAACGTCATCTTGAGATGGAACAACGGTTGATGCAGGTAATAATCGGTGCCTTTTTCGTAACCGCCAAAGGCGCGCATACCACCGGTTACAAGCAGGACAATCGCAGAGATCCCCCACAGATTATCCGCGACCAACACACTGCGAGCCTCTCCCACTCCGCCAGTCAATCGCCTAAAAGCCGTGCCACGGGCCAGCGCCGCCCAGAACGCCAACGCATAAGCCAAAAGATGAACTGCCGCAAGGAACCAATGAATCAGCATCAAGATGCTCCTGCCAGGATGAGGTTGAATCAGCCAGTCAGTAGTAGCCCATGAATTGGCGCTTTGCACCGTTAGTCTCTTTGTTTTCTCCTGACTCAAATTCGAAAATGCCTAGATACGAAAAGCCCAGCGCGATGGCTGGGCTCTGGTTATTTTCGGTTTTCCATCATCTTGTCGGCGAGCGC
The Pseudomonas sp. MYb327 DNA segment above includes these coding regions:
- a CDS encoding DUF2214 family protein, translated to MLIHWFLAAVHLLAYALAFWAALARGTAFRRLTGGVGEARSVLVADNLWGISAIVLLVTGGMRAFGGYEKGTDYYLHQPLFHLKMTLFVLILLLEVAPMVTLIKWRIALARGTAIDSRRAKLFARISHIEALLVLLMVVAATGMARGVTFA